In one window of Pagrus major chromosome 12, Pma_NU_1.0 DNA:
- the sec14l7 gene encoding SEC14-like protein 2 isoform X2, whose translation MIRKHLEFRRKMKVDSIVSDWKPPEVIEKYVSGGMCGYDMEGSPIWYDVIGPLDPKGLLLSATKQDFLKTKIRDTEMMRMECRRQTEKLGKNIEAITLIYDCEGLGLKHVWKPAIETYGEVLTMFEENYPEGLKRVFLIKAPKMFPMAYNLIKHFLCEETRRKIIVLGSNWQEVLRKHIDPEQLPVAYGGTLTDPDGDPSCRTMIKYGGTVPRSYYVQDSVKIQYDSSVTISRGSVFQLEFDVTAPSSLLRWQFASDGADIGFGVYRRTAEGKGQKVAEMLQVLPNERYNAHLVPEDSCLTCPEPGVYVLCFDNSYSIIQSKRVSYKVEVLPPLDGQIQSPRSRGERRLQ comes from the exons ATGATCAGAAAG caccTGGAGttcaggaggaagatgaaggtcGACAGCATCGTGTCCGACTGGAAACCTCCAGAG GTGATAGAGAAGTACGTGTCTGGAGGGATGTGTGGGTACGACATGGAGGGGAGTCCCATCTGGTACGACGTGATCGGTCCTCTGGATCCTAAAGGTCTGCTGCTGTCCGCCACCAAACAGGACTTCCTGAAGACAAAGATCAGAGACACGGAGATGATGCGGATGGAGTGTCGGAGGCAGACGGAGAAG CTGGGGAAGAACATTGAAGCCATCACTCTGATCTACGACTGTGAAGGACTCGGACTGAAACACGTTTGGAAACCTGCGATTGAGACTTACGGAGAG GTCCTCACCATGTTTGAAGAAAACTATCCAGAAGGCCTGAAGAGAGTGTTTCTTATCAAAG ctcccaAAATGTTTCCTATGGCCTACAACCTCATCAAACACTTCCTGTGTGAGGAAACACGGCGGAAGATCATCGTTTTAGGAA gTAACTGGCAGGAAGTGTTACGTAAACATATCGATCCAGAGCAGCTTCCTGTGGCGTACGGAGGAACCCTCACTGATCCTGATGGAGACCCGAGCTGCAGAACCATG aTCAAATATGGCGGCACAGTACCCAGGTCGTACTACGTTCAGGACTCGGTGAAGATCCAGTACGACAGCAGCGTGACGATCAGCCGCGGGTCCGTCTTCCAGCTGGAGTTTGATGTCACAGCACCGAGCAGCCTCCTGAG GTGGCAGTTTGCCAGCGACGGAGCAGATATTGGGTTCGGAGTGTACAGACGGACCGCAGAGGGCAAAGGTCAGAAAGTGGCCGAGATGCTGCAGGTTCTGCCCAACGAACGCTACAACGCTCACCTGGTCCCTGAAGACAGCTGCCTCACCTGCCCCGAGCCCGGAGTCT ACGTGCTGTGTTTCGACAACAGCTACAGCATCATTCAATCCAAGAGGGTGAGCTACAAGGTCGAGGTTCTGCCTCCTCTGGACGGACAGATCCAAAGTCCACGCAGCCGAGGAGAGAGACGGCTGCAGTGA
- the sec14l7 gene encoding SEC14-like protein 2 isoform X1, producing MSGRVGDLSPKQDEILTEFRGRIQDILPALPAQHDHYLLRWLRARSFNVQKSEAMIRKHLEFRRKMKVDSIVSDWKPPEVIEKYVSGGMCGYDMEGSPIWYDVIGPLDPKGLLLSATKQDFLKTKIRDTEMMRMECRRQTEKLGKNIEAITLIYDCEGLGLKHVWKPAIETYGEVLTMFEENYPEGLKRVFLIKAPKMFPMAYNLIKHFLCEETRRKIIVLGSNWQEVLRKHIDPEQLPVAYGGTLTDPDGDPSCRTMIKYGGTVPRSYYVQDSVKIQYDSSVTISRGSVFQLEFDVTAPSSLLRWQFASDGADIGFGVYRRTAEGKGQKVAEMLQVLPNERYNAHLVPEDSCLTCPEPGVYVLCFDNSYSIIQSKRVSYKVEVLPPLDGQIQSPRSRGERRLQ from the exons atgAGCGGACGAGTCGGAGACTTGAGTCCAAAACAGGATGAAATCTTAAccgag TTTCGGGGGAGGATCCAGGACATCCTGCCCGCCCTCCCCGCACAGCACGACCACTACCTCCTCCGCTGGCTCAGAG CCCGAAGCTTCAATGTTCAAAAGTCTGAAGCCATGATCAGAAAG caccTGGAGttcaggaggaagatgaaggtcGACAGCATCGTGTCCGACTGGAAACCTCCAGAG GTGATAGAGAAGTACGTGTCTGGAGGGATGTGTGGGTACGACATGGAGGGGAGTCCCATCTGGTACGACGTGATCGGTCCTCTGGATCCTAAAGGTCTGCTGCTGTCCGCCACCAAACAGGACTTCCTGAAGACAAAGATCAGAGACACGGAGATGATGCGGATGGAGTGTCGGAGGCAGACGGAGAAG CTGGGGAAGAACATTGAAGCCATCACTCTGATCTACGACTGTGAAGGACTCGGACTGAAACACGTTTGGAAACCTGCGATTGAGACTTACGGAGAG GTCCTCACCATGTTTGAAGAAAACTATCCAGAAGGCCTGAAGAGAGTGTTTCTTATCAAAG ctcccaAAATGTTTCCTATGGCCTACAACCTCATCAAACACTTCCTGTGTGAGGAAACACGGCGGAAGATCATCGTTTTAGGAA gTAACTGGCAGGAAGTGTTACGTAAACATATCGATCCAGAGCAGCTTCCTGTGGCGTACGGAGGAACCCTCACTGATCCTGATGGAGACCCGAGCTGCAGAACCATG aTCAAATATGGCGGCACAGTACCCAGGTCGTACTACGTTCAGGACTCGGTGAAGATCCAGTACGACAGCAGCGTGACGATCAGCCGCGGGTCCGTCTTCCAGCTGGAGTTTGATGTCACAGCACCGAGCAGCCTCCTGAG GTGGCAGTTTGCCAGCGACGGAGCAGATATTGGGTTCGGAGTGTACAGACGGACCGCAGAGGGCAAAGGTCAGAAAGTGGCCGAGATGCTGCAGGTTCTGCCCAACGAACGCTACAACGCTCACCTGGTCCCTGAAGACAGCTGCCTCACCTGCCCCGAGCCCGGAGTCT ACGTGCTGTGTTTCGACAACAGCTACAGCATCATTCAATCCAAGAGGGTGAGCTACAAGGTCGAGGTTCTGCCTCCTCTGGACGGACAGATCCAAAGTCCACGCAGCCGAGGAGAGAGACGGCTGCAGTGA
- the cnnm4a gene encoding metal transporter CNNM4, which translates to MATEWSGQQGYILTVIIFLWGAVGGRTETAAAAAAAAGPGRGGGGSQVLGMRLERSDKPASTNDDGVIQVTEESTVQLRFYGVQLHSGAWTQIRFTELTDGADEAAEEEEEAAAAARGGGSGMMEAPDRTCVDFTKDISIGTFMNVSNRGTSGVVTLNIKPLRKSEPQKEYALCTPGEAAAAWVQLGDTDGRLLVLEEKKSLLPMWLQAILISCLLVLSGMFSGLNLGLMALDPMELRIVQSCGTDKEKKYARKIEPIRSKGNYLLCSLLLGNVLVNTTLTILLDDLIGSGLGAVVASTIGIVIFGEIVPQALCSRHGLAVGANTITVTKLFMLLTFPLSFPVSKLLDVLLGQEIGTVYNREKLVGMLKVTEPYNDLVKEELNMIQGALELRTKTVEDVMTPISNCFMIQADAVLDFNTMSEIMESGYTRIPVYDDERSNIVDILYVKDLAFVDPDDCTTLKTITKFYNHPVHFVFHDTKLDAMLEEFKKGKSHLAIVQKVNNEGEGDPFYEVLGLVTLEDVIEEIIKSEILDESDLYTDNRNRKKVDPNKNKPDFSAFKHDADSKVKISPQLMLAAHRFLATEVSLFSPFQITEKVLLRVLRHPDVIQELKFNESDKRSPQHFLYQRGKPVDYFILILQGRVEVEAGNENMKFETGPFSYYGVMALSSPSLEFRSPSHGGNLNRSASLSCTERAPESGSVGGSVTQIPGTPFQYIPDFCVRALTDLQFVKITRSQYQNGLLASKLDSTPQSPEGSHTRLDTSASLPPVTPPGNRNPLPLATPPARRQPSNTRAPLPPTTTSSSSRRPSQCLPQATPPPSNHTSLSQTSPSSLSTATFNPHSTQTSSLSSKSQQSPSSAGPENGPGETTTLLSEQQNCAGPRRPSHTQAHPHPHVHTISHAHTESTI; encoded by the exons ATGGCGACAGAATGGAGCGGGCAGCAGGGTTACATTCTCACTGTCATCATCTTCCTCTGGGGCGCCGTCGGCGGCCGCACCGAgacggcggcggcggcggcggcagcggcgGGGCCCGGCCGGGGCGGCGGCGGCAGCCAGGTGCTCGGCATGCGGCTGGAGAGGAGCGACAAGCCGGCCAGCACCAATGACGACGGTGTCATCCAGGTGACCGAGGAGAGCACCGTGCAGCTCCGGTTTTACGGGGTGCAGCTCCACTCGGGCGCCTGGACGCAGATCCGCTTCACGGAGCTGACGGACGGCGCGGACGAagcggcggaggaggaggaggaggcggcggcggcggcgagGGGAGGCGGCAGCGGCATGATGGAGGCGCCGGACAGGACTTGTGTTGATTTCACGAAGGACATCAGCATCGGGACCTTCATGAACGTCAGCAACCGGGGCACGTCCGGGGTGGTCACCCTGAACATCAAGCCGCTGCGCAAGAGCGAGCCGCAGAAGGAGTACGCGCTGTGCACGCCCGGCGAGGCGGCCGCCGCGTGGGTGCAGCTGGGGGACACCGACGGCAGGCTGCTGgtgctggaggagaagaagtcCCTGCTGCCCATGTGGCTGCAGGCCATCCTCATCTCCTGCCTGCTGGTGCTGTCCGGCATGTTCAGCGGGCTGAACCTGGGGCTGATGGCGCTGGACCCCATGGAGCTGCGCATCGTGCAGAGCTGCGGCACCGACAAGGAGAAGAAATACGCGCGGAAGATCGAGCCCATCCGCAGCAAGGGGAACTACCTGCTCTGCTCGCTGCTCCTGGGCAACGTGCTGGTGAACACCACGCTCACCATCCTGCTGGACGACCTGATCGGCTCGGGTCTGGGCGCCGTGGTCGCCTCCACCATCGGGATCGTGATCTTCGGCGAGATCGTCCCGCAGGCGCTGTGCTCGCGCCACGGGCTGGCGGTGGGTGCCAACACCATCACGGTGACCAAGCTGTTCATGCTGCTCACCTTCCCGCTGTCCTTCCCCGTCAGCAAGCTGCTGGACGTGCTGCTGGGCCAGGAGATCGGCACCGTGTACAACCGGGAGAAGCTGGTGGGGATGCTGAAGGTGACGGAGCCCTACAACGACCTGGTGAAGGAGGAGCTCAACATGATCCAGGGCGCGCTGGAGCTGCGGACCAAGACCGTGGAGGACGTGATGACGCCCATCTCCAACTGCTTCATGATCCAGGCGGACGCGGTGCTGGACTTCAACACCATGTCCGAGATCATGGAGAGCGGCTACACGCGCATCCCGGTGTACGACGACGAGAGGTCCAACATCGTGGACATCCTGTACGTGAAGGACTTGGCCTTCGTGGACCCGGACGACTGCACCACCCTGAAGACCATCACCAAGTTCTACAACCACCCGGTCCACTTCGTGTTCCACGACACCAAGCTGGACGCCATGCTGGAGGAGTTCAAGAAAG gTAAATCCCACCTGGCCATCGTCCAGAAGGTGAACAACGAGGGGGAGGGAGATCCTTTCTACGAGGTGCTGGGGTTGGTCACGCTAGAGGACGTCATCGAGGAGATCATCAAGTCGGAGATCCTGGACGAGTCCGACCTTTACA CcgacaacagaaacaggaaaaaggTCGACCCCAACAAAAACAAGCCGGACTTCTCGGCCTTCAAGCACGACGCCGACAGCAAAGTGAAGATCTCTCCTCAGCTCATGCTGGCGGCTCATCGTTTCCTGGCTACAG AGGTGAGCCTGTTCAGCCCGTTCCAGATCACAGAGAAAGTCCTGCTGAGGGTCCTCAGACACCCCGACGTCATCCAGGAGCTCAAGTTCAACGAAAGTGACAAACGCTCGCCGCAGCACTTCCTGTACCAGCGGGGCAAACCTGTCGACTACTTTATACTCATCCTGCAg gggcGAGTGGAGGTGGAAGCcggaaatgaaaacatgaagtttgAGACCGGCCCGTTCTCCTACTACGGAGTCATGGCTCTCAGCTCGCCATCGCTGG AGTTTCGTTCTCCGTCACACGGGGGCAACCTCAACCGCTCGGCGTCTCTGAGCTGCACCGAGCGCGCTCCTGAAAGCGGCTCGGTGGGCGGCAGCGTCACTCAGATCCCCGGCACCCCCTTCCAGTACATACCGGACTTCTGTGTACGAGCTCTCACAGACCTGCAGTTCGTCAAG ATCACTCGTTCTCAGTACCAGAACGGTCTCCTGGCGTCCAAGCTGGACAGCACGCCGCAGTCTCCGGAGGGCAGCCACACTCGTCTGGACACGTCGGCCTCTTTGCCCCCCGTGACGCCACCGGGGAACCGCAATCCACTGCCGCTGGCCACGCCTCCCGCACGGCGCCAGCCGTCAAACACTCGCGCCCCTCTGCCCCcgaccaccacctcctcctccagccgcAGACCGAGCCAGTGTCTGCCTCAAGCCACTCCACCTCCGAGCAACCACACCTCCCTCTCCCAGACGTCTCCGTCCTCCCTGAGTACAGCGACCTTTAACCCCCACTCAACTCagacctcctccctctcctccaagTCCCAGCAGTCCCCGTCCTCTGCTGGGCCGGAGAACGGGCCGGGAGAGACCACCACTCTGCTCAGTGAGCAGCAGAACTGTGCGGGCCCACGCAGGCCCAGCCACACCCAGGCACACCCCCACCCACACGTTCACACCATCAGTCACGCACACACTGAAAGCACCATCTAA